The DNA window CGCTGTCGGTGTGCAAGGAGCACGTGAGCCCGAATCCGAGCGAAGAACTGGTCAGCGGCTCGGCGAGCTGCCTGCGCTTGCAGCCGCTGCCGCAGCCAGCTGCGCCCATCGAACCGTCCCCTTCTCTACCGGCCGGGGCCTTGTCGAAGCCCGTGCCGGGCAACACCGGCACGGCTTTGTTGCCCGCCAGTGTGTCGTCGTCGCTGCCTGAGGCGACGCAGCCCCCCAGGCCGGAGCCGTTGCTGGGACCGCCACCCCCGGCGGCCGGGGCTTTGCGCCGCGTGCGAACGAAGCGCGCCAGGCGAAAAGGCCCTGTCGTGGCGCTCCTGTCGGCGGCCGCCGCGATCGCGGTGGGCTACGCCGGGGCACGTTTCGATGTCGACGGGCACGAGCTGGGCGAGATCAGCCGCGTGGGCTGGCAGGCTGAGCTGCCTGCGCCGCATGGCGGGAAAACCCTGCCGCAGGTCGAGGATCGAACCGAGCCAAGCAGTCCCACGGCGAGCACGGAGCCCGCGGCTGGTTCGCCCGACCCGCTCGTTCCCTCCGACATTGTGCCGCCGGCGCTCGCCTTGGTGCAAGGACCCAGCGGGGAGCAACCCCCACCCGAGGCGCAAGCTCAGGCGCAGACGGGTACGGGCTTCGAGCCAGCGCAAGAGGCGCCTGAGCCCGGTCTGGCTGCGCCTGAGCCGCAGCAGCCGCCAGTTGCCGCCGTCGTGCAGGACATGGACCACGACCCGAACGAGCCACCGGCGCAGCCGAACGCCGGCGAACCGGCAGCGGACAAGGCCGCACCGGTGGAGCCCCACGCACCGGTGAAGACCCGAGCGTCCAAGCGCCACGCTACGCTGACGCGCAGGAGCGCGCGTCGCGTCAAGCGCTCGCCCAAGCCCGTCAAGCCTGCGCCGCCCGCACTGAAGCCACCCAGCCCCGAAAAGGCGGACTTCGGGGCGCCCGGCGACTTGGTCCCGTGGCCGGCGTCCGGGCCGGCTCCGGAGGCGCTGGCGGCTTCGGAGCCCGCAGCGACCGAGTCCTCGAAGCCGGCCGGCATTCCAGTAGAGCAGCCCATCGCGACGGGCGAGAAGCCGCCCGAGCCCCAGCCGGTCGCAAGCACGAGCCAGCACACCAGCGCAGTCACGGTGCCGCGGGCGCAACGCTTGTCCGCGGCCGCGCGGATCGCCGGGCTCGCCGTGAGCGGTCCACTTGCGTCGTCTGTGATTCAGAGGGCCATCGACAGGATCGAAGGACGTTTTGCCGGCTGCTATGCGCGCGCGGCCAAGAAGGCGGGCCGCAACGACTTTCGACCAATCCTCGTACGCTTCCGGGTGGCGAACGCCGGCCGTGCGCAGCGAGTGCGCGCGAGCGGCAGTTCCCTGCCGGGTTTGCACGAGTGCATCGCAGAGGTCACCAGCGCCCTGAGGACGCGCCGGCGCCCCGATGTCGGTCACGTTCAGGCCAGCTTCCGCATCGAGCTGCGACCGCGGCGCTGACACCAGCCCGCATGGGTCACATTGGCGGCCATCACCGGAGAAGAAGGAGGCCTGGCCCGAAGGAGGTCTGGCCCCGAGAAGGAGGGAAGGCAGGCTGGCCAAGGAAGGCCAAGGCCCTGAACCAGCTCTGGCCAATGCAGTGGGCCATCTTCTCGGCGCTCTGCTAGTACCTCGCCACAGGAATCCTGATCGTTTGGCCCCAGCCCTGGCGCCCGCTGGCGGCGTTGGGACCTCCTCGAATATGCGCTGCACAGCATCGAAATGAACCGCAGTCTTCGTCGGTCCGCCTTGCCAGCGAGCCCC is part of the Pseudomonadota bacterium genome and encodes:
- a CDS encoding protein kinase; the protein is MAEPSSRSKDDRFIGRLINGRFRIEAPVARGGMGCVYRAEQVPLGRTVALKILAPKYTGDKDPEFQSRFFLEAATAAKLTHPNTVTVFDYGRTEDGVFFIAMEFVEGKTLSQLLKEDGRLAPHRVLTVGIQICRALREAHGLSVVHRDLKPANILLVDGADEVDFVKVLDFGLVKNVNSPQDLTRTGMFMGSPKYVAPEQISGNEVDARTDIYSLGVMLFEMLEGRIPYKRKSQVETLMAHIRDPIPGFTRPDVPAELRRLVHRCMSKQPAERYASMDQLLDALSVCKEHVSPNPSEELVSGSASCLRLQPLPQPAAPIEPSPSLPAGALSKPVPGNTGTALLPASVSSSLPEATQPPRPEPLLGPPPPAAGALRRVRTKRARRKGPVVALLSAAAAIAVGYAGARFDVDGHELGEISRVGWQAELPAPHGGKTLPQVEDRTEPSSPTASTEPAAGSPDPLVPSDIVPPALALVQGPSGEQPPPEAQAQAQTGTGFEPAQEAPEPGLAAPEPQQPPVAAVVQDMDHDPNEPPAQPNAGEPAADKAAPVEPHAPVKTRASKRHATLTRRSARRVKRSPKPVKPAPPALKPPSPEKADFGAPGDLVPWPASGPAPEALAASEPAATESSKPAGIPVEQPIATGEKPPEPQPVASTSQHTSAVTVPRAQRLSAAARIAGLAVSGPLASSVIQRAIDRIEGRFAGCYARAAKKAGRNDFRPILVRFRVANAGRAQRVRASGSSLPGLHECIAEVTSALRTRRRPDVGHVQASFRIELRPRR